In Gossypium arboreum isolate Shixiya-1 chromosome 3, ASM2569848v2, whole genome shotgun sequence, the sequence ATTGCAcacaagtttagccaaatttcatGTAGGTCcgtagcagcccaaaacttttatttctttcacaatttaatccctcaatttacacttttcacaatttaatcctatttaagcattttcactcaaaattacttaacaaaacttgataatctatcatttatcttccatttttcatcatcatctatcacaaatctcaagcattcatcaatggaattttacaaaatcaccaaaaaattcaaaaattagggtaTGAGCTAGCTattactcaaagcaacgatcgcaaaaacgtaaaaatcatcaaaaacggataaaaaatcgtaccttaatgagCTAGAAATGCTTGGCTGAATGAAAACCTAACTTTAGCTATTCCTCTCTTCAAGTTTCggctaatgaagatgataatctaacaaattttagcttttttttatttaatatatcatttattatctatttaccaatttaaccttaaaattaattcaatatttcaataattccAAACCAAATATCATCCACTAACTCACAATAGGTCTATTTACCTCATAAGgacattaaatttaaatttccatagctattagacatctttagctaatagaacaacacttttgcactttacacgatttagtcttttttctcaaattgagctattaaaagataaaattagctcatgaaattttcacacatatatattcacatgctgtaaacaccaaaaataatattaaaataattttacaaccttggagttgtggttttaaaaccactattccaatttagctaaaatcaggctgttacaaaaaTACTCCACATAGTATCGTGACCGAGCTCTCcccaatgacataccattacgaaagcatcCACTCAgtactcgtccaatgaccttgtcataagtgtgttaccctcataggatatccttgatctctttgggataatattcactctcccaatatgattctattttatctcatggtaaccattacatcttcattCATGAAATGTTAATCACTATAGCGATCAACTCATTTATCACAAAGACGAATGACTCGTGGACACATTTATTTTTCATCAATCACGTAATACCAATGAGGGGATATCATTTACTCATGTCTCGGGCTATGTGTTTCACTGTTGTGAATGACGCTTCGTACTACAAAAGTCGTACACCCAACGCACcatttcggttccttatctatccGAGCTCAGGCTTTTACTTGcatcaaagtgtatgagtcacgcatacataatTCGCCATCCACTTAGGATTTAGATATGCCACAATATGAACGTTACAAGTGTATAAGTCCATAAACAGATTTATGTTCTATTTTGCTTGGGTTCTGTCCGATGTACTGTCAGTCTAATTagtcacatttatgtctctatcttctaggagtcatccgctCTGATGCCTAAGATAAGGCATCTCTCCAATTAGACTTATAGACggcatattagtcttttaatcagtttgctcattttcaattagactaaagacatgtttagattcttctactaatacaagttgtttATTCGAATTACGATCCAACCACcccttagtattagttaaaccaatgagcaacatttgcctCCATTTtgttaaggacatgtttaggttcgtctattAATACAAGTTATCTTTTTGTATTACGATCCAACCACATAAtactgcttagtattagttaaatatttacaaccaatgagcaacatttgcctCCATCTTGCTCTGTATGCAAAAACCATTTGAGGATaataatacaaagtatattaattgtaattaatgaatttgttttattaaccgatttgttcaaaaaaattacaagtttacaaacgaatatactacactcaGGGCACTAGGTCCAACACTCACTAGTGACAAGGTCATATTTTGTCTTCTTGCAAGGTGAtgatgtgatattatagatcgatGATGTAACATCTTAAGGCGAATTACTAATCAATGGTTGTGAGTTTCTATGCGCTCCTAATTAAAGTAGTCCGCAGCGAAGGTTCGTCAAGTATGGGGTTCGTTCTATGTTAGAGGTTAACCTGGTATGAGGTTCGCACAAGGGTGACATGTGTAGCTACCTATGGAGGTAGTATAACATATCTTAAAAATGCCAAGAGAGTTGTGTATGAAAGGTGATTTACATAAGCCTGTTATATATCTATTATGCCATTTTTCTTATTCTACTAGGGAAATTGCACAATTGTAGAAAATGAAGGTATCTGAGTAATCCTTTTCATTACTTAGTTCCTCTAAAAACATATCCTGTTTTTGGAAAGTATGATAATCATATAACTTTAAATTACCAACAATAGTGAGTTGTTTTAGCATCTATAATAATAGGCCAACATAAGAACGCCAAACCttatataaacaaaacaaaagcaAATACCAAAGATTTCTCTCCATCACTCATTCACTAAATCTACCATTATCAAATTCAAGATTGTTTCAACTATTAACAAGTGTAAGACCTTTTTATCACTATTGCCAACCATTGCAATAATCCAACACAGTGTAAAGGATACTAAGGGCCAGTTTAGCATTGCTTCTCAAAAGCATTTTTGGGCCAAAAAACACTTTTGAGCAAAGTTAAAATTTTCTACTTCCACTCTTGgccaaaaagtgcttttgaaaagtaattttttatcccaaaagcacttttgaaAAGCTCAAAAGCATTTTGTTTATCAATTCTTTTATCTCAAAAGTGTTTTTTGTcccaaaagtgcttttgagaagcaATACTAAACTGACCTAAAACATTCCGCAATGCATAAGGACTTATTATGGTTTTGCTCCTTTGACTTGCCTTTGTATAATTATGACTTAAAGCGACTCATTAATTATCACCTAATGTAATATtcgaatgaatatatatatatatatatatttccttaaatttaattcttataattaataaaaataattacaacAACTTAgtattaatattaagggtaaactaCCTTAATGGTAATCAAACATTTTGCTTGTTTCTGTTTTGGTCATCAaactatgaaaattttaatttaattactaaactatcCAAATGCATTTTTAATCATTGAACCGTTAAAGTATAAACACTGGATTACTAAACTATCCAAATGCATTTTTTAATCATTGAACCGTTAAAGTATAAACACTGGATTACATGGAATTTCAAAAAGTATTTAAGGTAATAGGCTCCACCACATTATTATCTTTctgtttttctctttttttttgtttatattcCCCATGTTTATTTACTTctttattcatttattcatttttcatttttcatttttcattttcttcttctcgTTTCTTTCTAGTAACCCTAGTTGTTGTCGCTTTACGCTATCGCTGTTCGACGCGGTCTTTGACCAAACTCGCAGCCAAAAGACTTCTTTCTTTATCCTTATTTAAATTACACAATTAGTTTTTTAAAAACAAGAACTACGATGGCCAAAAACATAGATGTTGGCTCAAAATAAAAACCTTTAATAAATTGTCGTATGCCCTTAGATGACTGTCAACCTGAGGTATATTACTCTCCATGCCTCTCTTATTTGTTCGACCGTTCGATCATCAGGGATGGCACTGGAGGACTTGACCCTACAAAACCCAAAATGGGTATGGGTCCTCTTTTATCTttcgttttttttctttttccttctaatTTCTTTATGATGTTGAGTTGACTTGGTCAACTATCTATCAAGGAATTAGAACAAAATGGAGGAATTTCGTTTATTGTGCCATAATACCGTTATTAAGGACACTATTGTCGAGAAAAATTAATTCGGATaatttagagattaaattgaaaatttttataactcGATGGCTAAAAAAGAAACACACAGAAAGTTTAGTGACCATTTTAAGGAGTTTACccataaaataaatatctaaTTTAGAATTTCCTAAACCCCAGCGAATGCGGGGCTTCATTCTAGTTCCCTTTAAAAGTTTCCGACCCACTCTCATCTCGCTTAACACATCCCCCGCCGCCAAACCAGCCTCGACTTCCTCTTCCCTATTTTATTATCGAAACCACTTGTGACCATTATCGTCAATCTATTTCTCTCTGGTTTTCTGTTTTATCCCACACCATTAAAATCGCTCTTTTCAACTCTCCTATTACTTccccttttttattatttttattattattatttatgggGTTAGGGTTTCTAGTCGAAGGTAATGTCGCAGAAAACCTATTTCTGTCTCTATAAATTGCAGGAATTTTTTTTGGAGCGACTTTCCAGGTGAACCAAGGcttgattcttttattttcccggtaaaattctctcttcttaaaGTGTccctttttacttttttttattatcttcgGACTTGATTTCATTTGATTGAATTTTGCCCCTTTTTTACTATAACTGGAGACCTGAAAACTTGAAATTATTCCTCAAAGATTGATTTGTAACTTGGTTTTGTGCTGTTCTGGTTGAGCTTATTATATGAATGCGTGTATTTGGAAGGGTATTTGATTCTTGAAGTGTTGGGATTTCTTCAACTAGTTTGAGAATATCAATTGCTGTTTTGGGGGATGTTTAGTAGTTGCTGACTTATGACGCGTTTCCCTCCTTTTGTTGTTCCCTCTTTAGTTCCAAATCTTAATAGCTAAATGGAATCTGCTTCAGTTTGGCGTATGCCATTGCTCACCTTTTCATTTGTTTTTCTCTACTGTTTTCTTGTTCCTTTTTGTTTATTTCATGGGGGGTTTTGGTTTTGAGCAACAAAGATAGAAGCCTCTTTCTTGACCATGTGTTTTGCTTATAGGATTCCCTTTTTGGATGATCTTATCATCTCTTTTGATTGACTCTTTTAATTAAGGAATTGCTATTCTGTTGTTTTCTCCCCTCCCATGTAAGTATGGGAAGGGAAAAAAAGGTTTTACTTGAGATTTGTTGTTCAATAATAGGCTTGTCCATTTTCATTTTCTCTTGTATGTTTAATTGTATTACCAATGCCATTTGGTGTATTGGATGTCATATTCAATTATCTTGTTTCTTTGTTTATGTAATTCTTGTTTTAGGGTCTTATTAATTGATATATGACTTGTAGTCTGAATTGCTACTGATTGTAAAATTTCTCTGTCATCTGATATGATTTCTTATATATATTCAGATTACATATAACAGATAAGTAttgctacttttagggttttttcTGATGACTTATGTGATATTGTCTTAATTTCTGTAATTTGATTAGAAATTTGCTGATTTTGGAGGGAAACTTTACATGTTTTTGTGGGTGTGTTTCGTATTTGTTTCGGTTGAGTGGATtcacattaaaaaatatattgcATTAGACTATCTACAGTATGGATTTTCCACCCTTGTTCTGAATCTAAGGACTTTATGTGGTTTTAGATATATATTGGACAAATGACGACTGCAGAAGCAGCAGCAGCCAATCTTGGCCCACGGTATGCACCGGAAGATCCTACTCTTCCGAAACCTTGGAAGGGGCTGATCGATGGAACAACTGGCCTCCTGTATTACTGGAATCCTGAGACCAATGTCACCCAGTATGAAAGGCCGACCATTTTGCCTCCACCCCTGCCACCGGGCCCTCCTCCTGCAGTTTCCACACCTAAGCTAACTCCAACCTCAGTTGCCCACTCTGCACAACCTAATGGTGCGGTGGCACAGATGAGCCAGGTGCAAGTTGTCCAGGGTGCAAAACAGCTGGGGCAGCAAATGAGCCAATTAGCTCAACAGCAAGGACAAATAGTTGGGCAGCAACAGGGTTCAATGGTAGCACAGGTTACGGATCAGCAGGGTGCACAACAACCAGGTCCAAAAATGGGACAGCAGGGGCAGTTTATCCCGCAGCAACATGGGCCACAGGCAATGCAGCACCCAAATCAGCAAATGGTGTCTCAAATTGGGCAGCAGACAATGCAGCATCAAAACTCACAAATGGCACAACCACAAGGACATCAATATGCACATCAGCATTTGCAGTATATGGCATATCAACAAAGTGTGCTTCCACAGGGCCAACAAAGTTCTCAGCAGCTCGCTCCTCATGGTGCACAACACCAGGGTCAGCAGTATCCAAATCGAGAAGATTATAAAGCGGCAGTTCCGAAAAAGGAGGATGTTGATTTTCAGCTAGGGAGCCAAACTGGGTTTTCTCCCGCTCAATTTCAACAGATGGGCACATCTTCTCAGAACCACTCTGCTGGAACTAATTCAGTTCAGACTCCACCGGCAGGTTTATATTCAGGTCAACAACAGCAGTTTACAGGCTCCTCTGTCAATATGCAACAGCCAACCTCTATGGCTCATTCACAGCAAACTGGAACAGATTTGGTTCAGCGGCAGCAGGGTCATAGGTTTCAGAATCAGATGGGCCCATCCGTTATGCAGTCTAATATGCCTCCTCCTGGTTTAAATACTGGTTATGAAGATAAACTACATGGCAGATCTGGAAATGATTACTACTTTAGCGGTAGCAAAGATGGGCAAATGATGGGTCCACAGCAGCCCTCACTTTCTGCCATACCCATGGTGAGATATCAACTAATGTTTCATTTTCAGGTTATTCATTTATATGTTGGCATTATAATGTGGTTATATTGGTGCTAATTTTGAAAACCTCTCCTCTGTTGGTTTGCGCAAATGCCGACTGTTACTTATTTTTCAGATACCTGTATAAATGCAGTATCATTTTATTTCTGGAAATCAAAAGCATGGAATTAACTGTCGTTTTCACATGTCAGCTGAATTTAGGATCCATGTGAAATATACCTACTCTGCCATGtaaaattttcatcatttcatGGAGAGTTGTTTGGAAATGATGGGTAGTCATTTTGGTGTCTGTGGCAAATCGGACATAGAGATCTGTAGATCTTgatttctttcttatttcttatGTTAGTTCATAAATGCAACTCATTTGCACCTAGTGCAAGATAGAGCATTCATTGTATAACCTGTTCTTTTCTTCCAGTTTTTAAAATGATTTGTTGGGAAATTAAGTATTTGTATTCATTTATTGTATGAGAAggtgtttttcttttcttcataCTACTAAAATGATAATAGATaccatttcataattcatatgttAATGCAATTTCCTCATAATATTGCTTCTGCTGTCAGGAGACAAGGATGAGTGGTCTGCCACATCAAAATGTGCCTGGTCATGGTGGGGGATTTAATGCTATTGGAGGTCATGCGGTGCATAACATCTATGGTCATGCTGGTCCCCCTTATCCCATTAATGCCTTGATGAGGCCTCCATTTGTTGCATCTGCAGATGCTAATCATCTGTCTCCAGCTGATGCATATCGTAAGCAACATGAAGTCACAGCAACGGTCTGTATTACATCTGTTTTTGTTAACTTATGTGTGATTagtgaattgtgaaaatgtgtgaCTAGTATAGAATAAATTATCAATGCCtaagatattaaaattttgagGCTAATTTCTTTGTAAGAGCTATAGCTTAATTTTGGGAAACTGCTGAAGAGGAAGGGGGTTGGATAaatatcaatttttgaaaatctaTTGCTTTGCGCCTTGTTCTTTTTAATTCTcacttaagtgttcttccattacAATATTTGaagagttttctttgttttaatgGTGAAGAAATGATTCATTTTGCCAATTTAAGATTATTCATGACTTTGATTGTTTATTAAATTGCATAGGGAGACAACATTCCAGCACCATTCATAAGGGGAAGGGTGTTTGACAAATATCATTCTTTGAAAATCTATTGCTTTGTGCCTTGTTCTTTTTAATTCTCACTTTATTGTTCTTCCATTACAATATTTGAAGAGTTGTCTTTGTTTTAATGGTGAGGAAATGATTCATTTTGCCAATTTAAGATTATTCATGACTTTGATTGTTTATTAAATTGCATAGGGAGACAACGTTCCAGCACCATTCATAAGATTTGAAGATACTGGTTTCCCTCCAGAGATACTGAGAGAGGTAAGTTCTACAGATGTTATGATCCCTAAGCCTTGGTatggaaatgaaatatgtatgctGCTTGTACCATTTGTGCTTTTTAttgcttttcttttttaaatttaatttaaacttaTTCTTTTCGCTTGTCGCAGGTGCGATATCTGCTCCGGAGGAGGAGCAAATGTCGTACGCTGCACTGCAATTGGTACACTTACAAATGCAACAAAATTCTCATTTTTGGAGGATGCAAAATGGATAGTTGGAGCCTTTCTTGTGCATCTTCTAGAAGGGTGGTTGGCCCTTAATCCAAATCACACTTGGATGTGACTGGGACCTTGCTTAATGGCTCCGCCTCTTAATTCTATATTGCCCTCTTTTGTTGCCTCAAGTTGCTTCAGTAAGCAACATATACTTATGGATTTTGAGTTAAACTGCATGATAACCGAAATGTGTGTTTTTGCTTTTTTTCCCTAAGAACATATAATATCCATTGCAAATTCTGTTAATACTCACTATTTATGATTTATACTTCCTTTCAGATTCATTCTGCTGGTTTTTCCTCTCCCACTCCAATACAAGCACAAACATGGCCCATTGCACTACAAAGTCGGGACATTGTGGCTATTGCTAAAACTGGTTCTGGTAAAACATTGGGCTACTTGATTCCCGCTTTCATGCTTTTGAGGCAACGGCGTAACAACCCTCTGAATGGCCCAACAGTGTTGGTTTTGGCTCCAACTCGCGAGCTTGCTACACAAATACAGGAAGAAGCCATAAAATTTGGCCGATCTTCAAGAGTCTCTTGCACGGTGGGGCTTGACTGCTcatttattttttaaagaaaagattATAGTAAAATCTTGCTCATAAAAACATGCAGACAAAACTGAGCTAATTTTTTCCTGTCAACTGAATTTGGTTTTCCGGTTCTCTCAAATTTCTTCAGTGTTTGTATGGTGGGGCTCCAAAGGCTAATCAATTGAAAGAGTTAGATCGAGGAGCTGATATAGTAGTGGCAACTCCTGGTCGGCTAAATGACATCCTTGAAATGAAGAAAATTGAGTTTGGACAGGTGTCACTCCTTGTTCTTGATGAAGCAGATCGAATGCTTGACATGGGTTTTGAGCCCCAGATTCGCAAGATTGTTAATGAGATACCTCCTCGCAGACAAACTCTGATGTACACTGCAACATGGCCCAAGGAGGTTAGAAAAATAGCAGGTGACCTCCTTGTCAATCCTGTCCAGGTGAACATTGGCAGTGTTGATGAGCTTGCTGCCAATAAGTCTATCACCCAGGTATTCTCTAAGGCCTAGCTGGTTTTATTGGAATTCGGTTGATGGGTAACCATCAAAATATTGAATGTTGTATGCTGGAAATTGCCATGTGAAACGCTCTTTCATTTTGATTTAAGATTTGCATCCTGATTTTTCCTTTTGAGATATGTGCTAACTAATTATTCTGTCAATTCTTATTAGAAGTCTTAAAAAATTCTTGATCTGAGATCCTTGGAAACCATGACACCTTTTTCAGTTATTCCTGGATGTGTATTTCCAGAAGTTCAATATTCCATTGCTTTTTTAGATAACAAATGCCTTCCCCATTAGCTTACAAACTTTTTCATGATTTGGCAGTATGTTGAGGTTGTTCCCCAGATGGAGAAGGAGAGGCGCCTGGAGCAGATTCTCCAAGCTCAAGAGCGCGGTTCAAAGGTTATTATTTTTTGCTCCACTAAGAGGTTGTGTGACCAGCTTGCTCGTAGTCTTGGACGCAACTTTGGAGCTGTTGCTTTCCATGGAGATAAATCTCAAAATGAAAGGGACTGGGTGTTGAGTCAGTTCCGAACTGGGAAATCCCCGATATTGGTTGCCACTGATGTTGCTGCTCGTGGGCTTGACATCAAAGATATAAGGTTAGTTTGCTCTTCATTTCTGTAGTTGCGACTTTTTTTTTCAGTAAATGAAAATATTTTGTTCTTAATATTTCCTTGCTACAGGGTGGTTATCAATTTTGATTTCCCTACTGGCATTGAGGACTATGTTCACCGAATTGGAAGGACTGGAAGAGCTGGTGCAACTGGGGTGTCCTTCACCTTTTTCTCTGAGCAGGACTGGAAGTATGCCCCTGACTTGATTCAAGTTCTGGAGAGAGCTAACCAGCATGTGCCTCCTGAGGTGCGAGAGATAGCTTCTCGTGGTGGGCCTGGTTTTGGGAAGGATCGAGGTGGAATGAATAGATTTAATTCTCCTAGTGGCAGTGGTGGGCGCTGGGATTCTGGAGGCCGTGGTGGAATGAGGGATGGAGGCTTTGGTGGCCGTGGTGGAATGAGGGATGGGGGCTTTGGTGGACGTGGTGGCATGAGAGATGGTTTTGGCGGTCGTGGTGGTATGAGGGATAGTGGCTTCAGTGGTCCTGGAGGGAGAGGTGACCCATTTTCTGGACGTGGAAACCGAGGAGGACGTGGATTTGGTGGCCCTGCTGGTGGTCATGTTGGTTGGGGCAGGAATGAGAGAAGCTTGCATGATCAATATAATAGTTTTGACGGGCGAGGACGTGGTCGTGGAAGAGGACGGGGACGATTTGATAACAGAAGAGGCATTGGTGATAGAAGTAGAGGCAGAAGCTATAGCCGAAGTCCTGACATGGTTCGAACTTGGCGCCGTAGCCGTAGCCGTAGCCGTAGCCGCAGTGGGAGTCGGAGTTGGAGTAGTAGGAGTAGGAGTAGGAGTAGGAGTAGGAGTCGAAGCAGAAGCAGAAGCAGGAGCTGGTCACGTGGTCGTAGCCGCAGCTACAGCCGTAGTCCTGGTCGAGGGCGGAGCCGAAGCCATAGCCGTGGCCGCCGCAGTCGAAGCCGTAGTCACAGCTATGAGCGGAAGGATGTTGCAAAGCGGGCATTTGATTCTCCTCCTGGTTCCAACGAACATAACTTGCAACAGAAGGATGTTGCGAAGCGAGCATTTGATTCTCCTCCTCCTTCCAACGAACAGAACTTCGAGCAGAAGGATGTTGCAAAGCAGGCATTTGATTCACCTGGTGCACAAGGCAATTCAGTGCCTGAAAATAATTCTATAGAACCGTTACAAACAGTTGGAATTTCTGAGCTACCTCAAGGAGAGGAGGGTGCAGGCGAAGTGCATGAATCAGTGACTGAGCCATAAGTTCTGTTTTTGCAGCTTGGCATTTTAGCTGACCCCAACTTATTTATGTTGGCGCCTGTTTCCTATAGTGATGGTGCGGCTAATGTTTTTAAGATGAGGTTTGGAATGGTGAAAAATCTTAATCAAACCAGCTGACACTAGCACTACATGCTGCTGCCGTTTGGAGTTTCTGTTTTAGAATTATCACCAATAATAGAGATGTTTTGGTATATGGTATCGGAGGGTCCCTTTAAGACTTAGCCATTCATCTACTTGGTGGTTAATGTTGTGGGATGCAGTATCATGTTATTAGATGAACTTGACTTAATTCTTTTGgatttaaacatatatataacTGCATCATgaatttgtaatatttttaaaatatattttgaaatttcttGTTGCTCTATAATATAAACCAACTTCAACTAAGATATCCTGAAACTTTCCTTCAATTTCTATATTTTCCATAATTGCTTGTATGTATGTTTGTGTGAATGTATGGGAGAAAAAGGGGAAGAGAATTTCACCTTTGGCAGGAAAATTAAAGTTGGTAGGGGAAGAAAAAATTAAGCTCAGCTCAACCCACATGCCTTTAGAAAAGCACTTTTGTTGCTTTTATTTATTTGATTGAAACTTCTAATATTATTCGTTGATTATTATTAAGAAAGAAACGCATCTAATTTAATCTACGATaggttatttatttattcttccacaaagaaagataaaagagtcGATGTaacaatttattattattaaagtaaTAAATAGATGAGCAAATCACTTTCCAATGGAATCCTTATCCCATTTCCCGTCTCTTCGTCTTGCAGAAGCTGATACCTACCAACGGAACCTTCCCTAAAACACTCCTCCCACTCCTTTTACCTTTTCTATTTGCCCTATTTGGACAGTATCTTTTAAGGCTACATCAATTCGATGTCTTCGTATTTTAAATTAGTTCTcatattttaaagtattttaattgAGTCTTTAAGAAATAATTCTCCTAAAATATATTGACATTGTTTCTTTAATTCACCTTATTATTAAGATTTCGAAATCTCTCTTTAACTATTTATCCTTAGCATTTAATAATATGCTATCCATTAGATTAATTGTAACTATTGGATAAGACAAAGGGCTTGCCTTTTAACTATTGGATATCATTTAATAATATATCGTCCATTAAGATTAATTGTAACTATTGGATAAAAAGGGGTTTCCCTCTATAAGTGGAGGCCACCCTCTCTCATTTGTATACAAACTAGCTTTTGAGTAATATACTTCCAAATTCTCTTAAAGTCTCTCTCACTCTTTCTTATATGCTCTTGTACTTTTCTTCGCTTAGCCTCTCCAAGGAAAGATCAAAGACTAACTTAGGCTTGTTGTGATAGGAACTGAGCCTAACGCCACACAAGATCGGAGCTAAAGTCTTGACTCGTGGCACTTGTAGTTTCCACTTCTAACTGGTTTGGTTTATGCCTCTATCACGTGAAGTTGGAGTTCAATTACCTGGCATTTCTACTCTATGGTGTGACAACTTCAGCTCAATTGGCATAACCTTTaattgtaacaactcgatttttagTGATATCGAAAAATGTAGTTTTAGAACCCCATTTTCGTAAaccaagtccataaatattaaatatgaatatttatagagattatataaaatatataactaattgATACAATAATTTTGCcgaattaatagttaattaaggctCAGGAACTAATTTGAAAAAGTCCAAtaactatagatttttaattgacACCAAGTTTGAGGATTAAAATAACAATTAGATAAAGGTCCAAAATGATAATAACTCTATTTCTAAGGAGGAGTTAGTGGATGATGATGGTATAATCCATTATATGTGGTTAAATGATAAGTTATGTTAATGAAAGTATGATTAAAATAATTAAGtaatgaataaaataattaagtaatGAATGGTTACTTAAGTAATATAATACAAATGATAGTGGAATTTATTCATCTTCTCCATTTCTCCTAACCATACAAACCTAGAAAAACCTAAGGAAGAAAACCATTTTGAAGCTTTTACATTCGACCattaattggtaagtgatttcaagtcattttcttgtaatttttatagatttgaggtcatGAGAGCTTAATTTAGGTAGcctatgtaccaatttgtaaaacggTTAAACTTTTAGGAAGTTATCATTGTTGATTTCATGAATAATTAGGCTTATAATTGATAGGTTTTAAGCTTAGAATATGAAAATGACTAGATTGTACACTTAATTTAGCTTATTGTTAACTTtgttacattagggaccaaattgaataaatgtaaaaatcatcatgAAATTATGTTAGAAATAGATAGTATAAAGTTTCTAATGAGAATATATGAAATCATATTTTAACCCAAAGCTAAGAATCAAAAGTTGTGTTTATtccgagtttagggactaaattgaataaaatataaatatgagttAATCAAAAAATAGAATTATATGAAATCATAAATACCATGGTATAGTATAAAAATGTTTGATACT encodes:
- the LOC108476019 gene encoding DEAD-box ATP-dependent RNA helicase 46, with protein sequence MTTAEAAAANLGPRYAPEDPTLPKPWKGLIDGTTGLLYYWNPETNVTQYERPTILPPPLPPGPPPAVSTPKLTPTSVAHSAQPNGAVAQMSQVQVVQGAKQLGQQMSQLAQQQGQIVGQQQGSMVAQVTDQQGAQQPGPKMGQQGQFIPQQHGPQAMQHPNQQMVSQIGQQTMQHQNSQMAQPQGHQYAHQHLQYMAYQQSVLPQGQQSSQQLAPHGAQHQGQQYPNREDYKAAVPKKEDVDFQLGSQTGFSPAQFQQMGTSSQNHSAGTNSVQTPPAGLYSGQQQQFTGSSVNMQQPTSMAHSQQTGTDLVQRQQGHRFQNQMGPSVMQSNMPPPGLNTGYEDKLHGRSGNDYYFSGSKDGQMMGPQQPSLSAIPMETRMSGLPHQNVPGHGGGFNAIGGHAVHNIYGHAGPPYPINALMRPPFVASADANHLSPADAYRKQHEVTATGDNVPAPFIRFEDTGFPPEILREIHSAGFSSPTPIQAQTWPIALQSRDIVAIAKTGSGKTLGYLIPAFMLLRQRRNNPLNGPTVLVLAPTRELATQIQEEAIKFGRSSRVSCTCLYGGAPKANQLKELDRGADIVVATPGRLNDILEMKKIEFGQVSLLVLDEADRMLDMGFEPQIRKIVNEIPPRRQTLMYTATWPKEVRKIAGDLLVNPVQVNIGSVDELAANKSITQYVEVVPQMEKERRLEQILQAQERGSKVIIFCSTKRLCDQLARSLGRNFGAVAFHGDKSQNERDWVLSQFRTGKSPILVATDVAARGLDIKDIRVVINFDFPTGIEDYVHRIGRTGRAGATGVSFTFFSEQDWKYAPDLIQVLERANQHVPPEVREIASRGGPGFGKDRGGMNRFNSPSGSGGRWDSGGRGGMRDGGFGGRGGMRDGGFGGRGGMRDGFGGRGGMRDSGFSGPGGRGDPFSGRGNRGGRGFGGPAGGHVGWGRNERSLHDQYNSFDGRGRGRGRGRGRFDNRRGIGDRSRGRSYSRSPDMVRTWRRSRSRSRSRSGSRSWSSRSRSRSRSRSRSRSRSRSWSRGRSRSYSRSPGRGRSRSHSRGRRSRSRSHSYERKDVAKRAFDSPPGSNEHNLQQKDVAKRAFDSPPPSNEQNFEQKDVAKQAFDSPGAQGNSVPENNSIEPLQTVGISELPQGEEGAGEVHESVTEP